Genomic window (Nicotiana sylvestris chromosome 7, ASM39365v2, whole genome shotgun sequence):
AGAAATGGTCGAAATCAAAATTCACTTGGGCCTGATAACATTAAATATCCAAAATCCAAATAAAGGTACGACCCCATTCTGATTCTCTCTACTTTTTTTACTACCACTTATAGGCTATCGACAAGGATCGGCACGACGCTTTGAATCTTGAAGaacgcattgcactctttttcccttggaccagtttttgtcccaaaagggtttttccgacaaggtttttaatgaggcaaccattgttcatgctGGCTTAGGCCAGTTCAAAGATATCTGAGGTTCCCTGAGATAAGCCTCGGGATCTGGGAGGCATTACCTTGAATGTCCACTTTGTTGCAAGAAAATTATTCCATGACAGCGGGGCCTCGATAGTAAAATGTTGTAAGGATCAAACGGTCAGATGTGTCGTGCCCATATAGGTTACTCGAGACCTAACGTCAAACATGTGCGCATGTATAATCGTCTATTGAGAGAAGTGTTTTTCCTTGCTGATATCTCATGCTTCTAGAAAAATTTTCTATTTCATACTTTTGATTTATTGTGTAAACAGGATTAAGGGCCGATCATAACAGAAGTTCAAACTGCTAACATTTCGAGACCATAAGACCTCAAAGACGATCCTCAATTTTACAGTCCACGGCCACTCCACTCGGGGACTCACCGCTTGGTCAAGCTCAAAGTAAAATGGAAGATAAGCCCAAAGGGCAAGTTCCGAACTAAAAAGGCAACGGCCAAGTTTAATGCAGATCGGGGGCGTCCGAAATCCATAACGATCATAAAATCCCAAGGGCTACCTTAACCCAAGTGCGAGCATACCTCGAACGCTCGGGGACTACCTACTCGAGCTATCCAAGCtcgaacttataagacctcaaaaAGGCACACTCGAACTTATAAGATCTCAAAGAGGCACAGTCGAACTTATAAGAACTCAAAGAGGCACACTCGAgatcataagacctcaaagaggcatcccctcgATATTAAGGCCAAGGTCATCACACTCGGGGACTAAAGGCTACGTCCATATAAAGACTACGGTCTTATGAAAAGGCTACGGCCGAAATACTGCGGCTTGGAAATGTCCGACTTCCGCCATAAAATTAAAGACCTTCAAATATTTCGAAAAAACGGTTAAACTTGGATACCCTCGGAAAAAGCAAAAAGGGCTTTGATAAAATCAGCCCTCAAATGATTTAAAAGCTTCGATAATATCGGCCTTCAAAAAAAACCTCAAGATGTATTCAATTACTGCACAAACAAGTTACTAATAAGGTTCTGATGCGTTGAAACCCCAAAAAACCCAACAGGTACAAGAAACAAATGCTAAGGCATGAAGAAATTTTCACCAAGTCTTTTTGCCGAAAAGAGGAAAATATTATAGACGTCTTAGAGGCCGAATTAGCCCAACtgaaagagcctaagggccgatctaaaagagcctaaggaccaaaatataaaaaatcctaagggctaactttatttcgagttcgagcaagtactcactcgactactaagcccaagggctacccgagttcgagaaaattctcactcggggactatctacgaagcctaagggctatctttgcttcgagttcgagcaaatatTCACTCGACttctaagcccaagggctacccgagttcaaGAAAATTCTCACTTGGGGACTATCTAcgaagcctaagggctaactttatttcgagttcgagcaagtactcactagactactaagcccaagggctacccgagttcgagaaaattctcactcggggactttCTACGAAGACTAAAAAGCTAACTTTATTTCGAATTCGAGACCttgctctcactcaactcggaaTTAGGAGTCCGGTGTTCCGAGCTAGCATCAaatcaacttaaactcactcaagGATTAACAAAAAACCTTAAGGGCTATTGTATTGATCGAGTAAAAAtctaagggtttattatgttcTGAGTCCAGTATTCGGACTGATTGTTAGAGTTATACACTCGAATTTTTCACAAATGAGGATGGAATGGAATTTAAAACAAATCAAAGTGGAAGTAAAGAAATTCTTTATATTTACAAAACCTACAATGggcccttacacagaaacaaagaagcaaaaacaaaaagccaagaacctaatctACTTTTGGGGCCATATCCTCGAGAGAGACATCTTCGGGAGCCTCCTCCTCGGGGACTCTATCTTGATTTTTGGAGAAAATTGTGGTCTGGTGAAAAACTTGGCGAGTATGAGTCTTATCAGCAAAACTATTTTGAAACGCTTCTTGAGACGTTGTCCCagtgtgggatgcaaaagttagtaaaTGATGGtgccacctcactccatggaaagcagAAGGAATGAAGTGCTataccaggttgaagttaagagagatgagtggCAGGTTGACAATTGCATATTTTTTGATGTGGGAAGGATTCTGCGCCCCTTTCTTGTTGTTTCGAAAGCTTTGAAGAGAGGAGCCTCGGTGTAACTGGTAAAGCTGATGCCATGCGACCAGGAGGTCGCAGATTCGAATCATGGAAACAGATGATTagagaaagaaacaaagaagggAAAGAATCAGAAGTAAGAGTGACGAACGAATACAGTTCTTTGTTCAACGAAGTAGCCTTGTATTTATAGAAAGGTGGCGACGGTTCGGCGATGCTAGTGGTCGACCAGTCCTAGCGCGCAATTAATGTTTTGGGGAAGCATGTTGACATGACATTTCTAATCACTTCGAGCGACTACGTGACGGGCATGATGTCATCATAAGAGGCTCGaaaaaatcgaggttcaaatcgtttcttatcatcttattctaagaaacacggggactacatgtatacggtcaaaatcggaaTGTTCGATTTGGAAGACTTGATCATACCCCGAGCTCGAGTTAGGGAAGCTCGAAGTATGAATCGAGCCTGGCTGTGATGTGCGCACCTCGAGAAGCAAATCAGAGACCCGTCATGATCTGCCTCGAGGGCAGTACAATTCCGatgacactcaagaaagagcggaaatttctcaaggacacatggatcagggcataaattatGGGATAAGATTTGCACGAAATAGTATGAGTCCATACTAGGTTGTTATacgtaccaatagaattctttaccataATTGAAAATGTACCATATTAGGgtttttccctcctatataaatggggaccccaatcatttgtaaacaccatctcattcactgcaatagaacattccactctgtttttttcttttactgtgcTCCACAATTATTCTTCagctttattatttttactttattgtttATACTTTATTGCTCTTaactcacctcgaggcccccgagataATCGAGCTCGAGGTCCCTATTGCTCTAACaacactggtttggttcatcaattttTCTTACTAATTAAACCTAATATTACTTATATATTCACTAGTAttgaataaatcacatatctttaaaatcacaaatcaaatttaattgttatttgtattttcgaggtaaacaatcaTCATGGGTTCATTTGGGTTGATGATTTTTGATGGGTTAACTTGGGCTAGCCCAAAACAACCCATCTTCTAAACTGTTCTAGCCAAAACCCATTAAAACTTGGACGGATTGGCCGAGTCAAATGGGTTTGGTTTAGTTTTGCCATCCCTAGTCAATGTCACACTAGACGTATTGAAATATCAACACCAAATGTAAACAAATAAGATAAAATTAATGACAATCTTTCTTTGTACTCTTCTCGTATATACTCAAATGAGTTTTGAGACGAAGAAGAAATTCACATGGAGAGTGCTTAGATTTAAGGAGTGGCGGCTTTAATGTTTCCTAGTATTCGATGTAGATATTTGTCCTTGTATGTGCTTTACAAAAAGATTTACAATTCGTACTCCTAGcttagtcttttatttaaaaggaaAAGACTAGCTGTGGAGCAAATAAGCACAAACacaaacaaaaaaaggaaaaagataataAGGGAGGTAACAGGTATCGAGTTATGTAGGCGAAATGTGCAGAAGAATATATATACGCAAAGCGGAGGATTTTCCGCTGAAGCAACGTCCCCACGACAAGTTATGTTGAGTACTGGTTGAGCCGCCTTTTATTGGAATTCTTGAATTTCAACAAGTAGAAAATCGCTTGGTAATGGAATAATGAGATCCGAACATCTGGTCAAGAAGGATAACAAGGACCATGGCCATGGAGGGTTGAATTTCTTCAGGTTGTACAATGAGACGGAAGACGTCGATCCCAAACGCTACCCCTCTTACAGCCTCCTCCTTACGCTTGATCTGAGCCACTGGCCGTCGCTTGTGGTCGTAAACAGCACAGCAACGCTGCGTATAGGATCCTTCAATCTCGTAAACCACGTTGTTCTTCTTTGGCGACGATGTTGAAGATAAACCTTTTCTATGCTCAGAGACCTGCGCCAAGGACTTGGTGTTAAGAAGGTTGACATTCTTCTTCACTGAAAACAGCGGATTGATGGCCGTCTCTCCTTCGAACACCAACCAGCTGTCCGCCAGGCTTATCCTCTGAATTTCCAAACCAAAATCATTAGAATATTATTTATCGTCAGAAAATTAAATACGTATAAATATAGTAATTGGTACGTACCTTTCGGCGGATAGTGAGAAGAGAGTTTCCAGAAGCATCCATGAGTACAATCTCCGCCTTGGTGCCGGCGTTATAATTGTCGACGCGAAAGACGAGGTTCCCTTGGTTATCAAACACAGTGAAACCGTCGCAATTGAAAAGCAGCGATTTTTTCCAAACGGTGAGGACCACAGTTGATGAATTGGCATGATCGGCCGGGAAGGCCAGCTTTGGAGCTACAGCACTATTCCCAGACGAGGGGTTGGCATTCGGGTATACCTTTGTCATGACTGAAAGAAAGAATCGATTGATAGATAGTTGGGGATCGGTTGGAGGAGGGAATTGGGAGAACAGAGGGAGTTTGAGCCAACTGCTAGATAATTTAATGATGCCTAATGAGCAGCTTATTCATCCTTTATATATAGCTAGGCCAGTGTAATCTATGATGGGTCAACCAGAAATATTTTTGTTAAAGTTTTGGGTTAGCATTAGGGGCCCTAGCACTACTACCTGTCCGCGTCCATACAACAAAAGGTCGGCAAATTAGTCTAGAGTAAATTATCAGCTTGACTTGTCAATGCAGATTTTTCTGATATGATTTTTTTTTCGCCTCCTAATTTACTTCATCCTTTTTTGCGCAACTCTATTGTCATAGTTTCTATTGTACTCCTcccgtttcaatttatatgaacatatttcctttttaattcgtgcaaaaaaaaaaatgatcTCATTctatatttggaaacaatttacctttatgtaatgatttatagccatacaaaatatattttacaccacaagttcaaaaaacttcgtttttttcttaaacttcgtgtccaatcaaataggttcacataaattaaaacagaAAGATTAAAACTTTTCTTTATCAGCTTGAATAGTAATACTCGTCGAAATTAATATGTCAACGAGACATGATTATTTTCCTTATAAATAAAAGAAAGCCCTTTATTCTAACGAGTTAGGAAgaggagccttggcgtaactggtaaagttactGTCATGCGATCAGGAGGTCACGGTTTCGAGGCGTGGAAACAGcttcttgcagaaatgcaaggtaaggctGTGTACGATAGGCCGTTGTGGTCCGACCATTCCCCGAACCATGctcatagcgggagcttagtgcaatGGGTTGTCTTTTTGAGTTATCGAGTTAATAGTTTTATAGCATTcaagagaattttctttttgaAGGGTTAAGTTAATTgttatttgtggcttgaattatttccttgtatttttaggaaacccatagTCCCTGTAGGTTTAGGAAAACCcattgtcctaatagatttggGAAAGGAAAACCTATAGTCCTTGTCAAATTGGGAAACATTTCTCATATATGTTTGTGACcttttgggatctatatataggggttgtagttgGGGATTCTACAGATTGTATGGTgtttttcttctcattcatagtggaaaactctctcttatttttccccgaggattaggcttagccgaacctcgttaTATTCTTGTGTTGATTattcttctctatttgctttgtgtgAGATTGTGTTCTAGTTAACCCACAATATTCCACAATAATTGGTATCAAAGCAAGGTTCGGGTTTCTACACATAATTTAGGGTTAAGATgtcttcatcatcttcaacaaAGTACGAAGTAGAGAAACTTAACGAAGGTTCTAGTTTCAGTTTATGGAAGATTAGGATGAAATCGTCCCTAGTGTTACAAGGATTATGGAAAGCAATTGATG
Coding sequences:
- the LOC104239792 gene encoding protein LURP-one-related 8 encodes the protein MTKVYPNANPSSGNSAVAPKLAFPADHANSSTVVLTVWKKSLLFNCDGFTVFDNQGNLVFRVDNYNAGTKAEIVLMDASGNSLLTIRRKRISLADSWLVFEGETAINPLFSVKKNVNLLNTKSLAQVSEHRKGLSSTSSPKKNNVVYEIEGSYTQRCCAVYDHKRRPVAQIKRKEEAVRGVAFGIDVFRLIVQPEEIQPSMAMVLVILLDQMFGSHYSITKRFSTC